Part of the Micromonospora tarapacensis genome is shown below.
GACTCGTACGCCGCCGCGGTGGGTGCGCTGCGGGCCGGCGAGGTGGTCGGAGTCTTCCCCGAGGCCACCATCAGCCGCTCCTTCACGGTCAAGGAACTCAAGAGCGGCGCCATCCGGATGGCTCGCGAGGCGGCGGTGCCGGTGCTGCCCGTCGCGCTCTGGGGAACCCAGCGCCTGTGGACGAAGGGCCGGCCGCGTACGCTCACCCGCCGGCACACCCCGATCACCATTCTGATCGGCGAGCCGATGGATTCGGTCGCCTATCCGGACACCCACGCGATGAGTGCCGACCTGCGCACCCGGTTGCACGCGCTGGTCGAGCGGGCCCAGCGGGAGTACCCGGACCAGCCCGCGACACCGGAGGACCGCTGGTGGCTGCCGGCTCACCTCGGCGGCAGTGCGCCGACCCCGGAGCAGGCTGCGCTGCTCGACGCCGGTGACCGCCGCGCCCCGACGAGCTGATCCGCGCCCGCACCGGACCCGGACGGGCAGCCCTGCCGGTGTGCCGCCGCCGGATTCCGGCCCGCCCGCCCGGATCCGGCGGTGCGGGTACGACCGCCGGCCTAACGCTGCCCGGACGCCGCGCCGTACGGCTGCGGATCGGCCTGTCGCGGCCGGTAGTAGTCGTCCCGGGAATGGAACTCGACGGGCAGGGAGCCGGGTAGCAGCACCCGCGTCGTACCGGCCAGCGGAGCTGTCCGGGTCAGCCGGGCCAGCGCGTCCCGCTCGGGCGGGGACAGGTCCACCAGCTCGGGCCGGAGCAGCCGGAACGTGGCCACGGCGTGGCGGACCAGCCGGGCGAGCTCGCCGACCAGAGGGCCCGCACCGACCAGGGCGAGCGCCGGCTGCTGGATGGTGCGCAGCGCGTCACAGACCACCAGCAGCCGGGCCGGGCCGTCCTCGCCGGCCGGCAGCAGCTCCAGCCGGGACGGCCACTGCCAGCGGATCTGTCCGCTGACGAGCCCCGGCATCGGGGTCACCTGGCGATGCCCGGCCCGGACGAGGGCGAGCCGCCCGGCGCCGCCGACGTGCACCAGCCGGCGATCGGTGACGGTGAGCGTGACCTGGGACGGCAGCGCCCAGCTGCGCCGGGCCTCGGTCGGGCCGAGCAGGTAACCCGCCACGTCCACCCGGTGGCGGCCGAGCACCCGCTCGTCACCGTCCGGCACCAGTTCGTGCCGGCGGTCCAGCACCGGGCCCGGGTCGTCGCCGGCCGCGTCGAAGCGATGCGGGGAGATGAAGAACGGGGACGCATCATCGTGCATCGTCAGGGACCTCCGGTGCAGACGGCATCTGCGGACGAGCCTCGCCGAGCCCGACGCGCCTGTCATGACGCCCGTTAGGGGGTCGGCCAATCGGCGGACGCCTGTGACCGGTAGATGCCAATTTCCTCCGGGCGGACGAGCCCGTCCTCGATCGCGCGGGCGAGCAACGCCGCCTTCGTGGCGGCCGGCCTGCCCGCCCGGGTGTACTTGATCCTCGCCCGGTCGACGTACTGCTTGACCGTGTGCTCGCTGATCCGCATCCGTCGGGCCACCGACGCCTTCGACATCGACTGGAACCACAGCAGCAGGGCCTCGCGTTCCTTGTCGGACAGCACCGGCCGATCCGGCCGCGGATCACCGACCATGGCCCCCGCCAGCGCCGGTGCGACGTACGGCCGGTCGCTCGCCGCGTCCAGCACGGTCGCCACGCAGTGCTCCCGACCCTCGTTCTTGGCGAGGAAGGCCACCGCACCGGCGTCCAACGCGGACAGCATCGTCTGCGGGTCGGAATGCTCCGAGTAGACCACCACGCGACGACCGGCGGCACTCAGCTCGGCCAGCTTGTCGAGCACCAGCCGGCCGTGCAGCCGCAGGTCGAGCAGGACGACGTCGGCGTCCGGCGCGGCCCGCAACACCTCGTCGGGATCGTCACCGGTGGCCAGCACGATCAGCCGCGGCTCGGTGGCCAGCCAGGCGCGCACCCCGTCGATGACCACGGGGTGGTCGTCCACGATCGCCACGCCGACGGGCCGCCCCGGCGTCACCGGCGCCAGCGCGTCTGCGTCCATCTGATCTTCCCGTCCCGTTCGTAGAGATGCTCGACCTGCCCGTCGCTGACCTCGGGCGGCTGCCCGGCCGGGTCGGGGCCCGCCCGATCGGGTGTGACGAGGCTGACCACCACCTCGTCCGGGCTGGAGACCACGGTCAGCCGGGCCCAGTCGTGCGTGTCGGCGAGGGTGGCGCTGAGTGGATCGGCCAGGCTCCGGCGGATCCGCACCGGCAGCGGTGGCGGTGTCCCGATGGTGACCAGGTCGATGGGGAAGCCGTTGCGTTCGGCCAGGTCGGCCGCGGCCCGCAGCTCGTGCAGCAGGGGATGCGGCACGTCGTCGGACTCGGCGATCAGCCTGCGTAACCGCGCGGCGGCGCGGACACAGCGGCGCTGCACCTCCGGGTCGGCCGGATCCGCCCGCCCCTGGGCCAGCTCGGTGAGCACGTCGCTGGCGGCGCGGCTGACGAATGCCAGCCGCTCCCGCCGGTCGTGCCGGGCACGCTCGGCGGCCTCCCGTTCGGCCACCACGGCGTTCGTGGCCGCCGCGGTGGCCGCCCGGTCACGGGACAGCGTGGCGAGCGCCGTGGCACCGGCGAAGACCGCCACCGGCAGGGACGACGTGCCGTACAGGGCCATCGCGGAGCGGGCCAGGTCGGCGGCACCGGTCGCGCCGTACAGCGCGACGGCGGTCAGCGCGGTGGCCGCGTGGGCAGCCAGCAGGGCGAGCAGCCACCGCACCGGTCGGCCCCAGAGCACCACCAGGAAGAACCAGGCGAGCGTGCCCCACACCCAGTTCGCGGGGCTGAACAGCTGGGCCCGACCCACCGCGGCGAACACGGCGACGTCGACCAGCAGCAGGAGTGCGGCCAGCGGCGGTGCCGGCAGCGCGCTGTCGCGCAGCAGCCGGATCCCGGCGACCACCCCGAGCGCCGCGACCAGCAGCCAGCCGCCGAGCACCACCTGGGGCACGGCCAGCGTCGATCGGGCGGCGAGCACCGCGGGCAGCCCGATCGCCAGATGCCAGACCAGCGCGATGGTGACGGCCACGACCCGGGCACCCCGATCGGAGGTGCGGGCCACCGCCGCAGCCGCCCCGCCCGCGTCGGCCGGTGCGTCCACCGCGGTGTTGTTCCGGGGAGCCGGTAACCGGCCCGGCCGCGTCCGGTGCGGCAGGAACGTCGTACCCGGCTCAGCCGACATCCGACCACTCCAGCCGGATCCGGGTCCCCTGGCCGGGCGCGGAGTCGATGTCGGCCCGGCCGCCGACCGTCGTCATCCGGCCACGTACCGACTCGCGCAGGCCGTACCGGTGGGCCGGGATCGTGGCCGGGTCGAAGCCGGGACCGTCGTCGGCCACCTCGACCGTGACGGTGCCGGCGAACTGCCGCAGCCGAAGGGTGGCCCGGCGCCGGCGGCGTGCCGGGCGACGTTTGACAGCGCGGCGTGCGCACTCTCGGCGACCGCCTCCGCGACCGGCGCCGGCACCGTGCACGGCGGCAGGTCCGCGGTGAGGGCCAGGCCGGGCAGCCGGGTGCGCACCTCCCGCAACCGTTCGTCCAGCCGGGCCGTCGCGTCGTGCGGCACCGACCGGGCCTCGGCCAGGGTGGCGAGGGTACGCAGGTCGGCGGCGCACCGCTCGCGTAGCGCACCGGTCGGGCCGACCATCGCGCCCTGCCCGACCATGGTGAGCGTGGCCAGGACGGTGTCGTGCAGGTCACGGTTCTGCTGCCGCTCCGCCTCCCGCGCGGTACGGGCGACCAGGGCGTGCCGCGCGGCCCGCTGGCCGGCGACGAAGGCGGTGTCGGCGCGGGTGATGCGTCGACGCATCACCCCGGTCATCATCGCCGTGCAGGCGGTCTGTGCCAGCAGGGTCGCCGCGTGGGCGCTCGCCTCGGCGGGGTTGCCGGCCGTGTGCGCGCCCGTGGCGTAGGCGGCGGTGACCAGCAGCCCCGCCGGAATCGACCAGCGGGCCGATGCCGTCGCCTGGGCGTTGATCACGGTGGTGCTGGCCAGCACGGCGATCCAGCTCGCCTCGCCGGGCAGCACCTCCGGCGCGACGAGGACCGGGATCGCCAGACAGGCGGCGATGGTCAGTGCTACGTCCCCGGCGACGAGCGGCGCGTCGATGCCGCGGCGCCAGGCGCGTAGCGCGTACCAGACCGACCAGGCGGTCAGCGCCGCCACGGCCGGCACCAGCAATCCCGGGCGCACCGGCGGGGTTCGCACGGCGAGCGCCACCACGCCACCGGCGATGCCGCAGGAGAGCCGAAGCAATGCCGGCAGCCGGGTGAAGATGAACGCGAGCGCGCCGGCGGCCGGACGTTCCACCGGGGCGGGTGACGTGGAGGGGCTGGGCAGGGCCGGCATTCGGGAAGGCGTCCTTTACGACAAACGACCCGATCCGGGTCCGCGCTGCGGAGATCGACGCCGGAGAATAACACGGGATCACCGCCATGATTACTGCCGGTGTCGGGCGCGCTGGCGTCGTGTCAGGCTTCGGCCCCTCGCGCTCTGGTCCCTCGCGCTCTGGTCCTTCGCGCTCTGGTCCCTCGCGACGCCGCCGCGTCCGGCTACTCGGCCGGATCGAGGCGGAAGGTCGGGTGGTCGGCTGGATCGGGCAGTTCGTCGAGAAGCCGGCGTACCGGCCCGGCGCCCCAGCGGTGCCGGTAGGCGGCGAGGGTCCTCTCGCGCGGGTCGCCGGAGATCTCCACCGCCCGGTACCGGGCGTGCCGGCCGCGGTGTCGCACGGTGCAGTGACCGGCGGCCCGCAGGTTACGCACCCACTCGGTCCGGCCGCGTACCGAGACGAGGTACCGCTGCCCGTCCAGTTCGAGGATGTTCACCGGCACGCGCTGCCGGGTGCCGGTGATCCGGCGTGGCACGTCGAGCGTGCTGGCCGCGCCCAGCCATCGCATCAGGGGGTTGGCCACCCGGACGACGAACCATCCTGGCCGCCGATAGGCCGGAACCCGCTGTCCCCGCCCGGCGTCCGCGTTCTCTGTCATGCCTCGATTCCAGCAGTCAGCGGCAACCCCGTGCCCCGCCGGGAACGGGCCTGGCGTATTATATTGATAAATATCGATCTTGTGGAGGGATCATGAAGATCCGAACTGCGGTCGGCACCGTACTCGCCGCCGGGCTGGTCGCCGGGAGCATCGGCGTCGGCGGTCTCGCCGGCGCGGTCCCGAAGGCCGAACGTCCGCCGGGTTCGCCCGGTGGCGGGCAACCCGGGCTGCTCGCCGTCGGCGACTTCGACTTCTCCCGGCCCGACACGGTCGCCACCGGGCTCCAGGTGCCGTGGGGGATGGACTTCCTGCCCGACGGCAGCGCCCTGGTCGCCCAGCGGCCAACCGGGCAGGTGGTGCGGGTCCGCCCAGGTCAGCAGCCCGAGCCCGTCGTCACCATCTCCGGCGTGACCCCGGTCAGCGAGGGCGGCCTGCTCGGCCTGGCCGTCTCGCCGAGCTATGCCCAGGACGGCTGGGTCTACGTCTACTTCACCACCGCGACCGACAACCGCATCGCCCGCTTCCGGCTCGCCGCGCCGCAGACCCAGCAGCCGATCCTCACCGGGCTGAGCCGAGCGGCGATCCACAACGGAGGGCGGATCGCCTTCGGGCCGGACGGCATGCTCTACGTCGGAGTGGGCGACGCCGGACAGACCGCCACGGCACAGAACCCGCAGAGCCGCAACGGCAAGATCCTGCGCATCCGGCCGGACGGCACCGTCCCGCCGGACAACCCGACCGCCGGGTCACCTGTCTACAGCCTCGGCCACCGCCACGTGCAGGGACTGGCCTGGGACGCCCAGGGTCGACTCTATGCCACCGAGTTCGGTCAGAACACCTGGGACGAGATCAACCTGATCGTCGCCGGTGGCAACTACGGCTGGCCGACGGTGGAGGGGCGAGCCGGCGACCCCCGTTTCCGTGACCCTCTGATCACCTGGACCCCGGCGGAGGCCTCACCAAGTGGCGCGACCATCGCCGGCAATCGGCTCTTCGTGGCCAACCTGCGCGGCAACCGACTGTGGAACGTGCCGCTGAACGGGTCCGGGGGAGTGGGCACCCCCACCGCGGAACTCGTCGGCAGCTACGGGCGGCTACGCACCGTCGAGTACGGCCCGGACGGCTGGCTCTGGGTCACCACCAGCAACCGCGACGGCCGGGGCACCCCGGCGGCCAACGACGACCGCATCCTGCGCTTCCCGCCCCGCGACGGCGCCACGCCCACGCCCACGCCGACGCCCACGCCGACGCCCACGCCCACGCCGACACCCACGCCGACCACCCCGCCACCGACCCCGACACCGACGGGTCCGGCGGCCTGTTCGGTCGCCTGGACGCCCAACCAGTGGAACACCGGGTTCACCGCCGACGTCCGCGTCACCAACCGCGGAGCTGCCCTGACCAGTTGGACACTGACCTGGTCGTTCAGCGGTAACCAGCAGGTCACCAACGCATGGAACACGCAGCTCACCCAGTCCGGCAGGAATGTCACCGCGCGCAACGCCCCCTGGAACGGCGGCCTGCCGAGCAACGGCACGGTGAGCCTCGGCTTCCAGGCCACGTACTCCGGCACCAACGACCGCCCGACCGACTTCCAGCTCAACGGCGCCTCCTGTCAGTCGGGCTGACCCCGCCCAGATCTTGAACAGTTCCCGTCATCGGGTCATCGGGTGACGGGAACTATCCAAGATCGACGGTGGTGACGAGTGATTGG
Proteins encoded:
- a CDS encoding lysophospholipid acyltransferase family protein; the encoded protein is MPELVYPPVIAAAKTMFRVLDLKLTVDGDHHVPRTGGAVLASNHVSYLDFIFCGLGALESRRLVRFMAKDSVFRHRVSGPLMRGMRHIPVDRRAGADSYAAAVGALRAGEVVGVFPEATISRSFTVKELKSGAIRMAREAAVPVLPVALWGTQRLWTKGRPRTLTRRHTPITILIGEPMDSVAYPDTHAMSADLRTRLHALVERAQREYPDQPATPEDRWWLPAHLGGSAPTPEQAALLDAGDRRAPTS
- a CDS encoding response regulator transcription factor, producing MDADALAPVTPGRPVGVAIVDDHPVVIDGVRAWLATEPRLIVLATGDDPDEVLRAAPDADVVLLDLRLHGRLVLDKLAELSAAGRRVVVYSEHSDPQTMLSALDAGAVAFLAKNEGREHCVATVLDAASDRPYVAPALAGAMVGDPRPDRPVLSDKEREALLLWFQSMSKASVARRMRISEHTVKQYVDRARIKYTRAGRPAATKAALLARAIEDGLVRPEEIGIYRSQASADWPTP
- a CDS encoding nitroreductase/quinone reductase family protein codes for the protein MTENADAGRGQRVPAYRRPGWFVVRVANPLMRWLGAASTLDVPRRITGTRQRVPVNILELDGQRYLVSVRGRTEWVRNLRAAGHCTVRHRGRHARYRAVEISGDPRERTLAAYRHRWGAGPVRRLLDELPDPADHPTFRLDPAE
- a CDS encoding PQQ-dependent sugar dehydrogenase — encoded protein: MKIRTAVGTVLAAGLVAGSIGVGGLAGAVPKAERPPGSPGGGQPGLLAVGDFDFSRPDTVATGLQVPWGMDFLPDGSALVAQRPTGQVVRVRPGQQPEPVVTISGVTPVSEGGLLGLAVSPSYAQDGWVYVYFTTATDNRIARFRLAAPQTQQPILTGLSRAAIHNGGRIAFGPDGMLYVGVGDAGQTATAQNPQSRNGKILRIRPDGTVPPDNPTAGSPVYSLGHRHVQGLAWDAQGRLYATEFGQNTWDEINLIVAGGNYGWPTVEGRAGDPRFRDPLITWTPAEASPSGATIAGNRLFVANLRGNRLWNVPLNGSGGVGTPTAELVGSYGRLRTVEYGPDGWLWVTTSNRDGRGTPAANDDRILRFPPRDGATPTPTPTPTPTPTPTPTPTPTTPPPTPTPTGPAACSVAWTPNQWNTGFTADVRVTNRGAALTSWTLTWSFSGNQQVTNAWNTQLTQSGRNVTARNAPWNGGLPSNGTVSLGFQATYSGTNDRPTDFQLNGASCQSG